The Dehalococcoidia bacterium DNA segment ATGTGACGGTCATGCATATGGTGATAAATGCGAGATAGATATCCGAACACGGGAGCTTCTTGGGGTGAGATGCCCTGGCGGGCATTTCTCTGCAAACTACCGAGAGGAGACGTAGGCGAATGATGTTACGGGCGCATCATCTGATTTGCCTCCTTGGCTTCAGGGGGCTGGGCTATTCCCCCGAGTTTCTGCAAGATATGATTAAAATAGTATTTAAGCTCCTCTCATGTCCAGAGACCCTGATCGAGGTAATCAGTGAGCCCGATGATATCTGTACCCCCTGCCCTTTCCTCAAGGATGGGGGCTGCCGTGAAGAAGGTCCTCAATCGGAAGAGATGGTAAAGAAGCGGGACCGCGCTGTTATGATGAGGTTGGGGTTGGTATCGGGTGATAAAGTAACCTGGTCCGCTGTTGAGCAGAGGATTCGCTCCTCTATAAGCCGCCGGGATTTGGAGCAGATATGCCAGGACTGCCAGTGGCTGCCCCTGGGCTACTGCGTGGCTGGCCTTGAGAGGTTGAGGGAGTAATATTCAATATCGAGATAGGTCGGCGATTTTGGAGTAGAAATAAAGCTGAGAGAGGCGATTTGATCTGGAGGTGAAGATTGCGTGGAGCAGTTTAAGCGAATCTGAGAATAAAGCTGAGCGAAAATTAAAAGGCCTCGGATAATTAAATGCTTGAAGCTAGAAAAACGGTAGTCACTCTGGATGAAAAGTAACCTTTTGGGACTTCAGAGGAACATTATCAAAGCTGCCGTTACTGCGAATATGTTAGAAGGCTGAGGGGTTTAACCGCCCTAAACCTTTACTCCCATTACCGCGTTAAGAACCTCAAGGATTTCGGGTACCTGAAAGGGCTTCCTGATGAAATACATAGGTCCAAGCGCCATAGCCTCCAGGGCTATGGGGTAGTCGCCATATCCCGTAATAACAGCCACGACTGTTCTCCCGTTCTTGGCCTTTATCTCCCGTAGTACCTCCAATCCACTCATATTAGGCAACACCAGGTCAAGGAATATCAGGTCGAATCGCTTCCTATTTATCTCCTCCAGGGCCCTCTCGCCCGTTTCACAGCAGGTAACCTTGTGACCCTGCCCTACAACAACATCTTCAATAAGTTGCAGAATTTTAACATCATCGTCAACGACGAGTACTCCTTCCCCATCCCCTCGCCACATGCTGAGAAAATTATCGATGTCCTCAGGTCGAAACCTCCTGTCGCCACGGGGGCCAACGTGATAGCTTTTTATAAGCCCTTTATCCCCCCATTGCCTCACCGTATTTGGGTGCACATTAAGTATAGCGGCTACCTCTTTCACCTTGATCATCCTTACTGGATTCCCGTTCATTTTCTTGACTCCCACTCCCTATTAATTAGCGTTAATAAATGGTAACTGTTAAGAGGATATGCTAAGATATTTATAATAATGTAATTTTGTGCAAAAGTCAAGTCCGAAATGTTAGGTGATTAAGATAGCATCTAATTCCCTACGTAATGGGTGGGGAGGTGAAAAAAAAGGAGGTGTGGACTAGCTCGCATCCAGGCAATTCGCATTATTAGGACCTGACAGCCTGTTGCCGTGCATTATGATATTGACGTGTGTCAAAACGTCCCTCCCCACAAGGATACATACGCTCCCTACAAAAAACCACTTATTTGTAAGGGAATTCCCCACACAAATAAATACATACTTTCCCCACAAAAAATACATACTTTCCCGACAGACAAATGGCGCATCTTGTGTTAGCATGAAATTGAGCGTTTCGCCAGGGGCGCTTCCTGCAGATAGGCAAAACTGGGGATTCACACAAAAAAAAGAATATCGGCTCAGGGAAGTGTGATGGCCTATGGTGATTCTGTGGTTTTGCCTAAAAAAAGAACCTTTAAGCGGGGTGTAGAAGCCCGTAGCTTAAGGTTTTTTATTTTCAAGCTCCGCTTCACCATCGTTATCTGCCTCATGGACAATATTTTAGGCAAAGATAATCAGCTAAATTCAGCGGGTTAGAGTAGAGTCGGTTAGGTTTCAAAGTAGAATGGGAGTGAAGAAGTGAAAGCGAGGATAGTTTATGTGGCACTGGCCCTGGTGCTGGTCTTATCGCTGGCAGCGGCGGTAGCAGTATCTGTGGTCAGCGCCCAGAGTCCAGTGGACTATGTGGACATCGGCGACACAACAAGCGAAGCAGGCCATAACCTGCAAGGATGGGGTCCTATAGAACCTGCGACAAGTGGAGGGGGTTACGGTGGGATCGACGACTGCCGCTGCACGGTGAATGGCTCGGAGTGTAGTAACCCTGAACTGTTCTGGGGATCATTAACCCTAGACACCGGCACAGGAATGACCGCTACAGAACTGCTGCTGAGCGTGCTTGACGGAAGTGGCAACGACAGTTTCGAGGTGTATGTGAACTCTCATCTAGTCAAGACCTATACCGATCCGGACCCTATAATTGACCCTGAGACATGGTACACCCACAATATCAGCATATCCGATCTGAATTTGAGCGGAAGCATAACGGTGAAGGTAGACTGTACAGCATCGGCGTGGAGTGGTTGCCCCACTTACGGCCAGCTAGCCGTTGACTGGGCTGAGCTCTATGCCGAGACTACCCCTGAGGGAGAAGGGCCCTGCTTCATCGCCACTGCTGCCTATGGCACAGCGAGTGCTTCGGAGATCGATGTGCTACGGGCCTTCAGGGATGAGGTGCTGCTGGAAAGCAAAGTGGGCTCTCAACTTGTGGAGTGGTACTACCAGACCAGCCCTCCGGTAGCGGACTTCATATCGGAGCACGAGGGGTTAAGGACTCTGGTAAGGGAGCTCCTGGTTGACCCGGTTGCTTCGTTAGTCGAAGCCACGGAGGTTCTCTGGGGAGATTAGGACGCCAGCCTTACCAGCAAATTGTGTAGGAAACCGAAACTAAATGAGCGATAATGCAGGTTGACAATAAAGGTAGCTTGTATCAAGATGATGTGGGGAGATATTTTCGTAAATAGTTGATGAAGTTAATGATGGCGCATATTGTTTGTTGATTAGCTTAGGCTAAATAAGAGGTTGTTTGAGGGTTGGTTTTCACTTAGGAGATGCAGGGGGGGAGATAATTCTTAGTTAATAATAATATAAATATAAAATAGCCCCGAATGAGTGTTGGCTCACCGGGGCAAAGGCATCAGGCACGCACAGCACCTATACGCCCATTTGTTATTCTAACAAAAATAGCTAGAAAAGTCAAATGGATTGAGCCGGCCGTGCCGCCTGATGCGGGGTACAGCCGGCTCTTTATTTTGAGCTTTTCGAACCTTTCAAACTTAATAATAGATAGTTAACAAAGGCTGATATGTCCTGCCCGGCAGGAAGCATGACTCACCCTTAATTGATAGGGTTGCTCTCTGTGACGGGGGTCGATGAGGGCGATAGAACGAAAACTGAATAGAAGTGAAGAAGCCGAAGATTCCTGCCCGTGAGGAGCGTCACGTGGCTGTTGGATGAGGTGACGCATACGGTACGGGGGTCGATGAGGAAGAGGCTAAAATAAAAAAGGAGAAAAAGAAAGATGAAAAAGATTCTAATTAGCGTGATGGTGATTGCCGTGGCTGTTGCCATTGTTGCCGGTGGCACCATGGCCTACTTCAGCGACACCGAGAAGAGCACCGGCAACGTCATGACCGCCGGAACTTTGAACATGACGATAGCCGATAACAATGAAGGTTGGAATAATGGTGTTCCTGTTACTGCATCATGGCAGTCACCAAGTGGCTGGGCACCAGGAGAGACTTTTACTACTGGCGTAATTAGCTTGCGTAATGTAGGAAGTATCCCCATTAACTACCTGTTCACCACCTACTACAATTACAGCTACACTGTTGCTGACCTAGCTAAAGTAATAGAGGTTGTGGAGTATAATGAGTACATACCCGGGTATGGTTGGATAGACAGTATGCAACCAACCCAGGATCTATGGAAGCTGGTGGGTGATAACCTGCAACCGTTGACACTCAAGGAGCTGATACTCGCTTCGTGGGTGGGAGACACCACTTGGGTAGACTACTGCACTGGTGATGGCTATGATGTGGTACCCGCGGGCAACCCTGCTATACCGGTAGGCGGAACTTACCAGATTTACCTAGTGCTCAAATTCGCGGATGCTGCTGGAAATAGTTATCAAGGAGCTTCGTGCTCGTTTGATATCGAGTTCGAGGGGGTCCAAGATAATGTAAGTCAGAAGCATTAACCAGTAACCCAACCCTAACCGGTCAGCAGAGGTAGGGCAGGGCAACCTCCCTGTCCTGCCTACTCTCCCTAGACACTAGAAAGGAGGGTCAGTCAATATGGAGAAGTTTCTGCTGAGAAAGCTTCTGCTTTCAATGCTGGCTGCCTTTCTGGTGATAGGGTTGGTAGGAACCGGCACCTTTGCCTGATTTCAGGACACCGAGACCAGCACGGGAAACACTTTCACTGCTGGAACCCTTGACCTGAAGTTGAAGGACAACAGTGAGCCCTGGGGGGACGGCGTCACTGCAACCTGGACGATGTCGAACATGAAGCCGGGAGACGAGCTCACAGGCACAGTAGAGGAACTCGGCCTGAATAACGTGGGCTCGGTACCGGCAAGCACGTTGGACATCACGGTGATTAACACCGTCATCGACCCTCTTGGCCCGGAGTCGGACACGGAAGAGGGCACCACCGACATGGACTGGTTCATGCAGGTAACGTGGATGGAATACGAAGATGGCGCTGGCGTAATCAACTGTTTGCTCCTCTTCGAGGATGTCAAGAGTAACGGGTGGAAAGACCTGGACGACTTGGAGAAGGATCCCATCATCGGGCCTACCGGCCCCGGTTGGCACCGGACGCTTCCAGCTGGGTCTAAAGTTCCACCCAACCGCCGACAACGACTATCAGGGTGATCAGTTGGTCAGCGACTTCGTATTCACTCTGAACCAGTGAACCAGTAGAGTAGCCAGTAAGTTATGCTGCAACGGCATCTTGATTGGGTGCCCCCCGATTTATCGGGGGGCACCCGTAGTGGGGTATTATTGAAGGAATCTTCATAATTTGTTATTCGAACAGCGACAAGGTAGAAGGGTAAATGCTGACAAGGATTTTTGAGGCTCTGGCAACCGTGCTTCTGGTGATGGCTATCCTGGTGTCGGTGGGTATCTTCGTTGGCCCGAAGGTCGGCTGGCAGGTCGATGCTGTATATGGCGGCAGCATGGAGCCGGCAATAAAGCTGGGAAGCCTGGCGGTGATAAGGCCGGTAGAGCCTAAAACCGTTAGCGAGGGAGATATTATCACCTTTGCACCCCCCACCGATACCAGCGTTAGAGTTACCCACAGGGTGACGCAGGTGATCGATGGGGAAAGCGGACTGGTATTTCGCACCAAGGGCGATGCCAATGAGGAACCCGATGCTTACACTGTGCCGGCGCAGAATGTCGTGGGCAGGGTGTGGGTGAGCGTCCCTTACGCGGGATATTTTACGGACTTTGTTAGGAGCACGCTCGGCCTTGGTCTCCTCATCGGCATACCGGCTGCTATCATCATCGGGATCGAGCTGAGGAACATTTTTATTGCCTCCAGGGATTTGCGGCGAAAACGTGAAAACGTTATGTTAGACAGGCTTCAAAATGAGTAAGGTTCGAATCATATTCATTCTGGGCGTAGCCCTTCTGCTGGTGGTGAACTCGATGCAGCTTTTGCTGACGGCGGCCTCGATGGATGTGGGAGACAGCCGGGCCTACTTCAGCGATACGGAGACGACCAGTGTCACCATTCAGGCAGGGGTCTGGTGGCATGAGGCCGATGACCTGGTCGTGGACAAAGATAAGGCCGAGCTGGTTGGGTCCCCTTATGGTGCTCATACCAGACTTCATGGCATGAAGATTGGAAACGGCGGTGAATATAACATCACCATAGACAAGGTCAAGGTTAGCTGGACTCCTAATGGGGCGGATATTCGGATAGTGAACATTTGGTTTTGGGGCGAGGTGGAATGGACTGGTGAGAAGCCCTCTGGGACGGAACTGGATATTGGAAATTGCACCATTGCACCAGAGGAAAAATACAAGATCGATTTCACCTTCGATGAGAACATGGAGGGGAAGGTTTTCATCATCGATTTCATCAT contains these protein-coding regions:
- a CDS encoding TasA family protein, whose translation is MKKILISVMVIAVAVAIVAGGTMAYFSDTEKSTGNVMTAGTLNMTIADNNEGWNNGVPVTASWQSPSGWAPGETFTTGVISLRNVGSIPINYLFTTYYNYSYTVADLAKVIEVVEYNEYIPGYGWIDSMQPTQDLWKLVGDNLQPLTLKELILASWVGDTTWVDYCTGDGYDVVPAGNPAIPVGGTYQIYLVLKFADAAGNSYQGASCSFDIEFEGVQDNVSQKH
- a CDS encoding response regulator, whose product is MNGNPVRMIKVKEVAAILNVHPNTVRQWGDKGLIKSYHVGPRGDRRFRPEDIDNFLSMWRGDGEGVLVVDDDVKILQLIEDVVVGQGHKVTCCETGERALEEINRKRFDLIFLDLVLPNMSGLEVLREIKAKNGRTVVAVITGYGDYPIALEAMALGPMYFIRKPFQVPEILEVLNAVMGVKV
- a CDS encoding CFI-box-CTERM domain-containing protein, yielding MKARIVYVALALVLVLSLAAAVAVSVVSAQSPVDYVDIGDTTSEAGHNLQGWGPIEPATSGGGYGGIDDCRCTVNGSECSNPELFWGSLTLDTGTGMTATELLLSVLDGSGNDSFEVYVNSHLVKTYTDPDPIIDPETWYTHNISISDLNLSGSITVKVDCTASAWSGCPTYGQLAVDWAELYAETTPEGEGPCFIATAAYGTASASEIDVLRAFRDEVLLESKVGSQLVEWYYQTSPPVADFISEHEGLRTLVRELLVDPVASLVEATEVLWGD
- a CDS encoding signal peptidase I, with the protein product MLTRIFEALATVLLVMAILVSVGIFVGPKVGWQVDAVYGGSMEPAIKLGSLAVIRPVEPKTVSEGDIITFAPPTDTSVRVTHRVTQVIDGESGLVFRTKGDANEEPDAYTVPAQNVVGRVWVSVPYAGYFTDFVRSTLGLGLLIGIPAAIIIGIELRNIFIASRDLRRKRENVMLDRLQNE
- a CDS encoding DUF1284 domain-containing protein; protein product: MMLRAHHLICLLGFRGLGYSPEFLQDMIKIVFKLLSCPETLIEVISEPDDICTPCPFLKDGGCREEGPQSEEMVKKRDRAVMMRLGLVSGDKVTWSAVEQRIRSSISRRDLEQICQDCQWLPLGYCVAGLERLRE